The stretch of DNA TGCCCCACGTGACCGAAGACTTCTCCGCCAACAGCCGCAGGGTCTTCAGCGAGCGCTGATACGTGCCCTCGCGCCGGCGGATGTGATCGTGCGCCTTCTCCGTGCCGTCGATGCTGATCGTCAGGCAGTCGAGCTGCGACAACAGATCGAGGTGCTTCTCGCGGATGAGGGTCCCGTTCGAGACCATCTGCACCTTCGCGCCGAGCGAGAAGGCGTGCTCGAGCAGCTCGATGATCTTCGGGTGCACGAACGGCTCGCCGCCCGAGAAGCTCAGGTACTCGACGCCGACCTCGACCGCCTCGGTCATCACGCGCTTGCAGCGCTCGGCGTCCATGAAGAGCGCCTCGCTCGGGCGCCGGCACATCTGGCACTTGAGGTTGCAGTACTCGCTGAGCGCGATGTCCATGCGGACGAAGTTGCTGAAGAGCACCTCGGCTCCGCAGCCGGGGCACGCCTCGGTCTCGAGCGCCTCGCGGCCGCTCATGCGGTGGGTGACCTCGGTCGCGCAGGCGCCGCAGGCCCGCGTCCGCTCGCCCTCGACGCTCGTCGCGCCCACGCCGCTCACTTCGCTGCCCCAAGGGCCGCCGCCGGGGCTGCGGACTTCTCGAGCAGAACCTGGGCTGGAGGCGCGTAGGTCACGTCGGCGTCGCGGTCGCTCGCGTCGAAGGTCTCGACGTCGGAGCACGCGGCCAGGCAACCCGGGCAGCGCTCCGTCAGGGCCAGGGTCTGCAGCTGCTCGTGGTGGACCGAGTGCCAGACGTCGGTGAGCGTCGCGCCTTCGTTCACGTTGCCCATCAGGTCGGCCTCGCTCCGCATGAAGAAGCAGGGATAGATGTTGCCGCGGAAGTCGACGAGCAGGAACTTGCTCGGGAGGTAGCAGCCGCCCGGCGGGATGGGGCGCTTGCCGAACGCGAGGTAGTCGGGGATCACGCCGAAGAGCGACTCGGTGAAGATCTTCACGCCCAGCCTCTCGGCGTGCTCGGCGAGGTCCTCGAGCGCGGCGATGATGCGCGGCTTCGGCGTGCGCAGCAGCGAGAAGCGCGGGATGTCCTTGTTCGGGCCGCTGATCTCGGTCTGGAACGGCTGGAAGCTCACCTCGCCCACGCCCAGCTCCGCCGCCAGCGAGACGAGCGGCTTCAGGTGGTCGAGCGACTCCTTGAGGATGACGCCGCTGAGGCCGATCTCGATCCCGCGCTCGAGGCACGCGCGCGCGGTGGCCACGGACTTGTCGTAGTTGCCCTCGCCCCGCAGGCGGTCGTGGATGTCGCGCGGGCCGTCGATGCTGATGTGGAGCGCCACGCTCGGGCAACGCTCGAGGCGGTCGAGGTGCGCGTCCGTGATCATCGTGCCGTTGGTGACGATGTCCTGGCGCTCGAAGCCGATGGCGTGCGCGTGCTCGACGATGTCGAGGAAGTCCTTGCGCATGAAGCTCTCCGCGCCGCACGGCACGAAGGTCCTGGCGCCGAGCGCGCGCGCCTCGTCGAGGAGCGCGATGGCCTTGTCGAAGTCGACGCCGTGCTGCTTCAGCTCCCAGACGCTGCACATCTCGCACTTGAGGTTGCAGTAGACGGTCAGCTCGACCGCCAGCTCGTCGAGCGGCATGGAGAGCGCGGGGTGGCGCGTCAGGGTGGGTAGCTCTCGGCGTGTCATGCGCTCTCCCGGATGGCCGGCCGCTCCTGTCGGAGCTGGGCGCGGCAGGTCTCGATCACGAAGTCGACGTCGTTGGCGTACCCGTTCTTCACCCAGCGGCCGTGCTCGTCGAGCACGTACCAGCGCAGGTCACCCCGGACGAAGTCGCGGAGCGCCTCGTCTTCGGGGTGCTTGTCCATGAAGTAGACGGCGTTCTTCACGTAGGTGTCGTAGCTGGGGGGCAGCTCGCGGATCTCGCAGCGGAAGGGGTCTCGCGGCGCCGGGTCCTCGACGTGGAGCACCCGCGCCTCGTCCGCTTCGACGATGCGATAGCCCGCCCGGTGCAGACGGTAGCCCAGCTCGGTGTCCTCGAGGCCCCAGCCACGAAACCCCGCGTCGAAGGAGAGCTCCGGGCCGCCGAGGCTCACCGAGAAGTTGCAGGAGTAGACGTAGATCCAGGGCGAGGCGTGCTCGGTGACCGGCGCGTCCAGCTCCACCAGGCGATCGTCGCGCTCGGCGGCGAGGATGGTGGCCAGCTCGGGGATCCCGCCCGGCTCCTCGAACATGCGGTGCCGGTAGCCGATGGCCACGCTCCGCTCCGCGTCCGCCTCGGCGTGCGCGCGCAGGTGCTGCGTGACGAAGTCCGGGCGCACCAGCACGTCATCGTCCACGAAGATCACCACGTCGCCGATCGCCCGCTCGATGCCGAGGTTACGCGCCTGACCGGCTCGAAATCCCTCGTCTTCTTGCCAGGCGTACTCGAGCGGCAGCTGCGCCTCGTACGCGCGCGCCACCGACTCGGTCTCGTCGCCCGAGCCGTCGTCGCAGACGACGACGCGCGCGAGCGCGTCTCGGTCCTGATGGACCAGGCACGCGAGCAGCTCTCGGAGCCGCGCGGCGCGCCGGTAGGTCGGTATGACGACGGTCGCCCTCAACGTGGCGCCGAGGGTGCCACGTCAGCGCATGAGGAGGAAGACCGCCCCGCCAGCGGCGGCCGCCATGAACATGAAGAGCGCCGCGCCGATGAGCACGATCTTGAAGACCCCGCCGCCCTCTTCCGCCTGCGCGTGGGCCTGCCCGTGGGCCTGCGCGTGGGCATGGGCGGGCTGCGGGTAGCTCCCCGAGGGGGCCTGCATGTTGGGGCTCGAGAAGTGGGCCGCCGCCGCGGCGCCGTCGAGCGCGACCGTCCTGGGCACGTTGGGATCGTGCCCGGGGTTCGCGACGCCGCCGCTGGGCGTGAGGGCCGGATAGTCACCGCTGGGCAGGGCGACCGTCCTCGGCATGTCGCTGTTGGCGTTCCCGAAGTCCGGCGCGGGGCCGAACCCGGACTCGGCCGAGAGCCCCTCGAGCGCGACGGTGCGCTCGTAGGGCGCGTCCGCGTCGCGGCTGGCCGCCGGAGCGGGCAGGTTCACGGGCGCGGGCGCCGGCTGCGGCGCTCCGAACGCAGGGGCCAGCTGCCCCGCGGGGCTGCTCGGCGAGGTCGGACCGTCTTCGTTCTCCAGCGCCCACGCGGGCGCCTGCTGCATGACGGTTCGTTCTTCTTCTTCTTCGTCGTCGTCCACCGCGCCCATGCGCGCATTGTGCCCTCGGTGGACGCCGCGTCCAAGGGGGTCACCGCACCGAGCGTTGAACGCCGTTCGGGATGATGTGTTGGATGTCTTTGACACCGAAATGAGGGTCTGCGGTCGTGAGGACGATGACCTCGGACAGCGAGATCCCTTCCGTCTCGAGCCAGGTGAGGGTGGACTCCAGCTCCGGCGCGGTCCGGGGCGTGACGATCAGCCTCGCGCTCACCTCGAGCTCCGCCGCTCTCAGCGCCTCGATCCCGCGGCGCCAGCGCGCAGCGCAGCCCGGCGCGTGCAAGGCGTCGTGCAGTGCGTCGGAGCACGTGAAGACGTCGACGACCGCGCCGCGCAGCCCCGCGTCGCGCGCCCGCGCCGCCAGCCCGGGAGCCGCGAAGGCGTGCCCCATCGTCTGGAGCGAGACCCAGGAGACGGCGGCCGCCGCGGCGTGGAGCAAAGGGAAGAAGTCCGGGTGCTCGGCCGG from Sandaracinaceae bacterium encodes:
- a CDS encoding radical SAM protein — protein: MTRRELPTLTRHPALSMPLDELAVELTVYCNLKCEMCSVWELKQHGVDFDKAIALLDEARALGARTFVPCGAESFMRKDFLDIVEHAHAIGFERQDIVTNGTMITDAHLDRLERCPSVALHISIDGPRDIHDRLRGEGNYDKSVATARACLERGIEIGLSGVILKESLDHLKPLVSLAAELGVGEVSFQPFQTEISGPNKDIPRFSLLRTPKPRIIAALEDLAEHAERLGVKIFTESLFGVIPDYLAFGKRPIPPGGCYLPSKFLLVDFRGNIYPCFFMRSEADLMGNVNEGATLTDVWHSVHHEQLQTLALTERCPGCLAACSDVETFDASDRDADVTYAPPAQVLLEKSAAPAAALGAAK
- a CDS encoding glycosyltransferase, whose protein sequence is MRATVVIPTYRRAARLRELLACLVHQDRDALARVVVCDDGSGDETESVARAYEAQLPLEYAWQEDEGFRAGQARNLGIERAIGDVVIFVDDDVLVRPDFVTQHLRAHAEADAERSVAIGYRHRMFEEPGGIPELATILAAERDDRLVELDAPVTEHASPWIYVYSCNFSVSLGGPELSFDAGFRGWGLEDTELGYRLHRAGYRIVEADEARVLHVEDPAPRDPFRCEIRELPPSYDTYVKNAVYFMDKHPEDEALRDFVRGDLRWYVLDEHGRWVKNGYANDVDFVIETCRAQLRQERPAIRESA